One segment of Phragmites australis chromosome 13, lpPhrAust1.1, whole genome shotgun sequence DNA contains the following:
- the LOC133888931 gene encoding uncharacterized protein LOC133888931 yields MARAPGHAASAVRLFDAHCHLQDPRVAAVAPALIRAASASGVARFAVNGTSEKDWHLVKQMAEDHPAVVPCFGLHPWWVPERSPAWMDSLQRFFAENPEAAVGEIGLDKGSHGKTIDFGEQVEVFQQQLELAKELERPVSVHCVRAFGDLLEILKQIGPFPAGVLLHSYLGSAEMVPGLANLGCYFSLSGFLTGLKSTKAKKMLKSIPLDRILLETDAPDALPKLDGVSVLLVPVHSSDSDPQAATTSDDSLNHPANIHVVLKHVASLLEMPEAELAEVSYKNATKLFSYPGSKVLPEAESI; encoded by the exons ATGGCCCGGGCCCCGGGGCACGCCGCCTCCGCCGTGCGGCTCTTCGACGCGCACTGCCACCTGCAGGACCCCCGCGTCGCGGCCGTCGCCCCCGCCCTCATacgcgccgcctccgcctccggcgTCGCGCGCTTCGCTGTCAACGGCACCTCCGAG AAAGACTGGCACCTGGTGAAGCAGATGGCCGAGGATCACCCAGCCGTCGTCCCCTGCTTCGGCCTCCATCCGTG GTGGGTCCCCGAGAGGTCTCCGGCTTGGATGGATTCGCTCCAGCGATTCTTCGCGGAGAACCCGGAGGCGgctgttggggag ATTGGTCTGGACAAAGGTTCACACGGGAAAACTATCGACTTTGGAGAACAG GTTGAAGTGTTCCAGCAACAACTTGAGCTTGCTAAGGAACTGGAGAGACCTGTTTCTGTTCATTGTGTCCGCGCCTTCGGTGATCTTCTAGAAATACTGAA GCAAATTGGACCTTTCCCAGCAGGTGTATTGTTGCATTCGTATCTGGGATCTGCAGAAATGGTGCCTGGCCTTGCAAATTTAGGCTGTTACTTTTCATTGTCAGGCTTCTTGACAGGCTTGAAATCCACTAAGGCAAAGAAAATGCTGAAATCT ATACCCCTGGATAGAATTCTTTTAGAGACGGATGCACCGGATGCATTGCCAAAGTTGGACGGTGTTTCTGTATTACTAGTCCCTGTACACAGTTCGGATTCAGATCCACAGGCAGCTACAACATCGGATGACTCCTTGAACCACCCAGCTAATATCCATGTT GTTTTGAAGCACGTAGCATCACTGCTTGAAATGCCAGAGGCAGAACTTGCTGAGGTGAGCTACAAGAATGCTACCAAGCTATTTTCTTATCCTGGCTCCAAAGTTCTCCCAGAAGCTGAATCCATCTGA